In Deltaproteobacteria bacterium, the following are encoded in one genomic region:
- a CDS encoding hydantoinase B/oxoprolinase family protein: protein MNPTQNSVDPITLEVIRYGIVSITDQIDANITRTAFSPYIYEYKDFAVGLVGPDGELIAQCTGGIPVFVADSVGMAVRDGLSVYGKERLHHGDVVVCNHAAVQGQHLNNTVMYTPIFAGSEKTSLVGFFAINVHWIDIGGITPRSSDIFMEGLQLRSIKLWSKGEPIQEIYRIIENNTRFPVELMGDISAQYAGCVLGRDFIQALADTYGVETFLSALKTILDQSEAAARSKIRAIADGVYSHSTFFDNDGESDEPLPIKVKVIVAGDEMTVDFSEIADQVKGCINSGYYGGGRTCARVAFKYLVANDEPANEGTFRPLKLILPEGKLLSAHATAPTGNYSQPFPTVIDAFIKAMEPAMPERVTAAHFGTFSGVRFRGRRENGTLFDCHDSGHGGWGGCATHDGAGPFRTMAHGNTRIIPVELQESMYPYRISEFSLRADSAGAGKFRGGLGFRKKYQMLGDADLQAMFDRVKYPPWGVYGGKEGKSGRIVVEKKSGEREIIYKEKAYPLKAGDAITVESGGGGGYGPPAQRPRESVARDVMRGYVSSEAAARDYGTEEG from the coding sequence TTGAATCCTACGCAAAATTCCGTCGATCCGATCACACTGGAAGTTATCCGTTACGGCATCGTTTCGATCACCGATCAGATCGACGCCAACATCACGCGCACGGCGTTTAGCCCGTACATTTACGAGTACAAAGATTTCGCTGTCGGTTTAGTCGGACCTGACGGCGAACTGATCGCCCAATGCACCGGCGGGATTCCGGTCTTCGTCGCCGATTCGGTGGGTATGGCGGTGCGCGACGGACTCTCGGTGTATGGCAAAGAGCGGCTGCATCACGGCGATGTAGTCGTGTGTAATCACGCCGCGGTGCAAGGACAGCACTTGAACAACACGGTGATGTACACGCCGATCTTTGCCGGCTCTGAGAAAACATCGCTGGTCGGATTTTTCGCCATCAACGTGCATTGGATCGACATCGGCGGCATCACGCCGCGCTCCAGCGATATTTTCATGGAAGGCTTGCAGCTGCGCTCGATCAAACTGTGGTCCAAGGGCGAACCGATTCAAGAAATCTATCGCATCATCGAAAACAACACGCGCTTTCCGGTGGAACTGATGGGTGACATATCGGCGCAATACGCCGGCTGCGTGCTCGGCCGGGATTTCATCCAAGCGCTGGCCGACACGTACGGCGTCGAGACTTTTCTGAGCGCGCTCAAAACTATTCTCGATCAAAGCGAAGCGGCGGCGCGCTCAAAGATTCGCGCGATCGCCGACGGAGTTTACAGCCACAGCACGTTTTTCGATAACGACGGCGAGTCGGACGAGCCGCTGCCGATCAAGGTTAAAGTCATCGTCGCCGGCGACGAGATGACCGTCGACTTCAGCGAGATCGCCGATCAAGTCAAAGGCTGCATCAATTCCGGTTACTACGGCGGCGGCAGGACCTGCGCACGGGTGGCATTTAAATATCTCGTCGCCAACGACGAGCCGGCCAACGAGGGAACGTTTCGACCGCTGAAATTGATTTTGCCCGAAGGTAAATTGCTGAGCGCCCACGCGACCGCGCCGACGGGAAATTATTCCCAGCCGTTTCCAACCGTGATCGACGCGTTCATCAAGGCGATGGAGCCGGCGATGCCGGAGCGCGTCACCGCGGCGCACTTCGGAACTTTTTCCGGCGTGCGCTTTCGCGGCCGGCGCGAGAACGGCACGTTGTTCGACTGCCACGACAGCGGCCACGGTGGCTGGGGCGGTTGTGCGACTCATGACGGCGCCGGGCCGTTTCGCACCATGGCGCACGGCAACACGCGGATCATTCCGGTCGAGCTGCAAGAGTCGATGTATCCGTACCGTATTTCCGAATTCAGCTTGCGCGCGGATTCCGCCGGAGCGGGAAAATTTCGCGGCGGTTTGGGATTTCGCAAAAAATATCAGATGCTCGGCGACGCCGATTTGCAGGCGATGTTCGATCGCGTCAAGTATCCGCCCTGGGGCGTCTACGGCGGCAAGGAAGGCAAATCGGGCCGCATCGTCGTTGAAAAAAAATCCGGTGAGAGAGAAATCATCTACAAAGAAAAAGCCTACCCGCTCAAAGCCGGCGACGCGATCACCGTCGAATCCGGCGGCGGTGGCGGCTACGGCCCGCCAGCGCAACGGCCGCGCGAGTCGGTGGCGCGCGATGTCATGCGCGGCTATGTTTCGTCCGAAGCGGCGGCGCGGGATTACGGCACGGAGGAAGGATGA